In Oryza sativa Japonica Group chromosome 3, ASM3414082v1, one DNA window encodes the following:
- the LOC4331558 gene encoding uncharacterized protein isoform X1, with the protein MGCFLGCFGGAKERRRRRKRSPAHSPSGRARATPRLSPKKAAAAAALDGDVVSAAAPLLATLLELRDSTDDLCLTVIKKKVTFDPNVTTYEAAAIPEAEEEDDEEAEPAAGDDKDEARWMLAPDCAKSEAFPLNHRYSNCAYGDNDSEYDEDEDEDEEEDEDEEEEADGLDECAIDDEDDDGLLGIGRGEDEACESLFLLPMSKTKESGGGHEAASGVTSPEAPPAPQQTRDANPVLSSVENLTQWKDAKARAATATAAPNASDKENRTTANLLPEPAIPAKKREWQVVCSDYSPSTPSKQEVSVDASLSTWLGSSGTPESNSVRSFSPISREDRPILGALTVEDIKISSANSSPRRSRSPSPSPDDMPILGTVGAYWNCSSKAGDPVTRGGFMRTRTRFGQDEVVNCY; encoded by the exons ATGGGCTGCTTCCTTGGCTGCTTCGGGGGGGCcaaggagcgccgccgccgccggaaacGCTCCCCTGCGCACTCCCCCTCCGGCCGCGCCCGG GCCACGCCGCGGCTTTCCCCGAAGaaggctgccgctgccgccgcgttgGATGGAGACGTTgtttccgccgccgcgccgctgctggCGACGCTCCTGGAGTTGAG GGATTCCACTGATGACTTGTGCTTGACCGTCATCAAGAAGAAGGTGACGTTTGATCCCAACGTCACCACTTACGAGGCGGCTGCGAtcccggaggcggaggaggaggatgatgaggaggcCGAGCCGGCGGCGGGTGACGACAAGGATGAGGCGAGGTGGATGCTGGCACCGGATTGCGCGAAATCCGAGGCTTTCCCGCTGAACCACAGGTACAGCAACTGCGCCTACGGCGACAATGACAGCGAgtacgacgaggacgaggacgaggacgaggaggaagacgaggacgaAGAGGAAGAGGCGGATGGGCTCGACGAGTGCGCgatcgacgacgaggacgacgacggccttCTCGGCATCGGGCGCGGCGAGGACGAGGCGTGCGAGTCGCTCTTCCTGCTTCCAATGAGCAAGACtaaggagagcggcggcggccatgaagCGGCTTCCGGCGTCACCTCGCCGGaggcgccgcccgcgcctcaaCAGACGCGCGACGCGAATCCGGTGCTCAGCTCGGTGGAGAATCTCACCCAGTGGAAGGACGCCAAggcccgcgccgccaccgccaccgccgcgccgaaTGCTTCGGACAAGGAGAACAGAACGACGGCGAACTTGCTCCCCGAGCCGGCGATCCCAGCCAAGAAGAGAGAGTGGCAGGTGGTCTGCTCCGACTACAGCCCCAGCACGCCAAGCAAGCAAGAAGTCTCGGTGGACGCGAGCCTCTCGACATGGCTGGGCTCTTCGGGGACGCCGGAGAGCAACTCCGTCCGGTCCTTCTCGCCGATCAGCCGAGAAGACCGGCCGATCCTTGGGGCCCTGACCGTGGAGGACATCAAGATATCCTCTGCCAACTCGTCTCCGAGGAGGTCGAGGTCTCCGAGCCCGAGCCCTGACGACATGCCCATCCTGGGAACCGTGGGGGCTTACTGGAATTGCAGCTCCAAGGCTGGTGATCCGGTGACAAGAGGAGGGTTTATGAGGACTAGAACAAGGTTTGGGCAG GATGAAGTGGTGAATTGCTACTGA
- the LOC4331558 gene encoding uncharacterized protein isoform X2, with product MGCFLGCFGGAKERRRRRKRSPAHSPSGRARATPRLSPKKAAAAAALDGDVVSAAAPLLATLLELRDSTDDLCLTVIKKKVTFDPNVTTYEAAAIPEAEEEDDEEAEPAAGDDKDEARWMLAPDCAKSEAFPLNHRYSNCAYGDNDSEYDEDEDEDEEEDEDEEEEADGLDECAIDDEDDDGLLGIGRGEDEACESLFLLPMSKTKESGGGHEAASGVTSPEAPPAPQQTRDANPVLSSVENLTQWKDAKARAATATAAPNASDKENRTTANLLPEPAIPAKKREWQVVCSDYSPSTPSKQEVSVDASLSTWLGSSGTPESNSVRSFSPISREDRPILGALTVEDIKISSANSSPRRSRSPSPSPDDMPILGTVGAYWNCSSKAGDPVTRGGFMRTRTRFGQNFAG from the exons ATGGGCTGCTTCCTTGGCTGCTTCGGGGGGGCcaaggagcgccgccgccgccggaaacGCTCCCCTGCGCACTCCCCCTCCGGCCGCGCCCGG GCCACGCCGCGGCTTTCCCCGAAGaaggctgccgctgccgccgcgttgGATGGAGACGTTgtttccgccgccgcgccgctgctggCGACGCTCCTGGAGTTGAG GGATTCCACTGATGACTTGTGCTTGACCGTCATCAAGAAGAAGGTGACGTTTGATCCCAACGTCACCACTTACGAGGCGGCTGCGAtcccggaggcggaggaggaggatgatgaggaggcCGAGCCGGCGGCGGGTGACGACAAGGATGAGGCGAGGTGGATGCTGGCACCGGATTGCGCGAAATCCGAGGCTTTCCCGCTGAACCACAGGTACAGCAACTGCGCCTACGGCGACAATGACAGCGAgtacgacgaggacgaggacgaggacgaggaggaagacgaggacgaAGAGGAAGAGGCGGATGGGCTCGACGAGTGCGCgatcgacgacgaggacgacgacggccttCTCGGCATCGGGCGCGGCGAGGACGAGGCGTGCGAGTCGCTCTTCCTGCTTCCAATGAGCAAGACtaaggagagcggcggcggccatgaagCGGCTTCCGGCGTCACCTCGCCGGaggcgccgcccgcgcctcaaCAGACGCGCGACGCGAATCCGGTGCTCAGCTCGGTGGAGAATCTCACCCAGTGGAAGGACGCCAAggcccgcgccgccaccgccaccgccgcgccgaaTGCTTCGGACAAGGAGAACAGAACGACGGCGAACTTGCTCCCCGAGCCGGCGATCCCAGCCAAGAAGAGAGAGTGGCAGGTGGTCTGCTCCGACTACAGCCCCAGCACGCCAAGCAAGCAAGAAGTCTCGGTGGACGCGAGCCTCTCGACATGGCTGGGCTCTTCGGGGACGCCGGAGAGCAACTCCGTCCGGTCCTTCTCGCCGATCAGCCGAGAAGACCGGCCGATCCTTGGGGCCCTGACCGTGGAGGACATCAAGATATCCTCTGCCAACTCGTCTCCGAGGAGGTCGAGGTCTCCGAGCCCGAGCCCTGACGACATGCCCATCCTGGGAACCGTGGGGGCTTACTGGAATTGCAGCTCCAAGGCTGGTGATCCGGTGACAAGAGGAGGGTTTATGAGGACTAGAACAAGGTTTGGGCAG AACTTTGCAGGATGA
- the LOC9271469 gene encoding protein unc-13 homolog, whose protein sequence is MGRLQHHHRSRSASSSSFARSSDTAATDADARSLAADATVDCPFGHVNGLTRSDLREAAYEVFFMSCRAAGGGRLNYFPAGESGGGDVSPTIGAGPRGGTGMSVVNSRVKRALGLKARRSSQPTTARVSSMNASSAPGSPGRAMWAMSQPSTPVSPGKGRRPMTSAEIMRQQMRVTEQNDARLRKTLMRTLIGQVGRKAETIVLPLELLRQVKLTDFADSGEHHQWQRRQLKLLEAGLIAHPSLPHDRLNAVVLRFREVMQAADTRAIDTGKTSDAMQALCNAVHALAWRSAPGSKAAGGDACHWADGYPLNVLLYVSLLQAIFDLKEETVVLDEVDELLELMRRTWPTLGITKMLHNVCFAWVLFQQYVVTGQIEPDLAGAALAMLTEVAADAKQESRDPVYARVLSSILATIHDWSEKRMLGYHEWFGNGNCGAGGAMAMEGALSLALATTQIISDNAIFTSISTAETEHEDCSVGSFAGDRVDYYVRCSTRSAFTKILENGLGQGDSLIIDRHDDEDPGDILARLAGDTEHIALSERDAFGPVLRRWHPFPGAIAAVTLHGCFGVVLKQYLGKATVLSNELVHVLHAAGRLEKALVQMVVEDVADSDDGGKSVVREVVPYDVESIVFGFLRTWVEERLKICRECMLRAKETESWMPRSKNEPYAQSAVELMKLAKATVDEFFGIPVAVRDDLVQDLADGMEAIFLEYISFLTSCGSKQSYLPSLPPLTRCNQDSKIIRLWKKAATPCRAPVSSPRAHGHHQGQGGMASGGQNPRPSTSRGTQRLYVRLNTLHFILSHVHALDKSLSFFSRGRCSSSPSSAATARLLAPCSHFDRARAAAQSAVGHVAEVAAYRLIFLDSHHSFYDGLYVGGVADARIRPALRTLKQNLSLLLSVLVDRAQPVAVREVMKASFQAFLLVLVAGGGDRSFTKEDHGMVEEDFRSLKRAFCTRGEGVVTEEVVDGEAEAAESVVALMGQTAEQLVEELSIACELNGTASSAGQRMPLPETTWRWSRTDPDTILRVLCHRDDEVASHYLKRAFQLPKRR, encoded by the exons ATGGGGCGCctccagcaccaccaccgctcccgctccgcctcctcctcctccttcgcgcGCTCCTCCgacaccgccgccaccgacgccgacgcccgCAGCCTCGCCGCGGACGCCACCGTCGACTGCCCCTTCGGCCACGTCAATGGCCTCACCCGCTCCGACCTCCGGGAGGCCGCCTACGAGGTCTTCTTCATGTCCTgccgcgccgccggtggcggccgGCTCAACTACTTCCCGGCcggggagagcggcggcggcgacgtgtcGCCGACCATCGGCGCCGGCCCCCGGGGTGGCACGGGGATGAGCGTCGTCAACAGCAGGGTCAAGAGGGCGCTGGGGCTCAAGGCGCGGAGGTCGTCGCAGCCGACCACGGCGCGGGTGAGCTCCATGAACGCGTCGTCGGCGCCCGGCTCCCCCGGCCGCGCCATGTGGGCGATGAGCCAGCCGTCGACGCCCGTGTCGCCCGGGAAAGGGAGGCGGCCGATGACCTCCGCCGAGATCATGCGGCAGCAGATGCGTGTCACGGAGCAGAACGACGCCCGCCTCCGCAAGACGCTCATGCGCACCCTCATCGGCCAG GTGGGAAGAAAAGCCGAGACGATCGTCTTGCCCCTGGAACTGCTCCGGCAGGTCAAGCTCACCGACTTCGCCGACAGCGGCGAGCACCACCAGTGGCAGCGCCGGCAGCTGAAGCTCCTCGAGGCCGGGCTCATCGCGCACCCGTCCCTGCCGCATGACCGCCTCAACGCGGTGGTGCTCAGGTTCCGCGAGGTCATGCAGGCGGCGGACACCCGCGCCATCGACACCGGCAAGACGTCGGACGCCATGCAAGCCCTCTGCAACGCCGTGCACGCCCTTGCCTGGCGCTCCGCCCCCGGAAGcaaggccgccggcggcgacgcctgCCACTGGGCCGACGGCTACCCTCTCAACGTGCTCCTCTACGTGTCGCTCCTCCAGGCCATCTTTGACCTCAAGGAGGAGACCGTCGTGCTCGACGAAGTCGATGAGCTCCTGGAGCTCATGAGGAGGACATGGCCAACGCTGGGCATCACCAAGATGCTGCACAACGTGTGCTTTGCATGGGTCCTCTTCCAGCAGTACGTGGTCACCGGGCAGATCGAGCcggacctcgccggcgcggcgctcgcCATGCTCACGGAGGTGGCGGCCGACGCCAAGCAGGAGAGCCGCGACCCCGTGTACGCACGGGTGCTCTCGAGCATCCTTGCCACGATACACGACTGGTCGGAGAAGAGGATGCTTGGCTACCACGAGTGGTTCGGCAACGGCAactgcggcgccggcggcgccatggccaTGGAGGGCGCTCTGTCACTGGCGCTCGCCACCACCCAGATCATCTCCGACAACGCGATCTTCACGAGCATCAGCACCGCGGAAACCGAACACGAAGACTGCAGCGTCGGAAGCTTCGCCGGCGACCGTGTGGATTACTACGTGAGGTGTTCCACGAGAAGCGCCTTCACGAAG ATACTGGAGAACGGACTCGGGCAAGGGGACAGCCTGATCATCGATCGCCACGACGACGAAGACCCGGGCGACATCCTGGCGCGGCTCGCCGGCGACACGGAGCACATCGCGCTATCCGAGCGCGACGCCTTCGGGCCGGTGCTGAGGCGGTGGCACCCGTTCCCGGGCGCCATCGCCGCGGTGACGCTGCACGGCTGCTTCGGCGTCGTGCTGAAGCAGTACCTGGGCAAGGCCACCGTGCTGAGCAACGAGCTCGTGCACGTGCTGCACGCGGCGGGGAGGCTGGAGAAGGCGCTGGTGCAGATGGTGGTGGAGGACGTGGCggacagcgacgacggcggcaagtCGGTGGTGAGGGAGGTGGTGCCGTACGACGTGGAGTCCATCGTGTTCGGGTTCCTCAGGACGTGGGTCGAGGAGAGGCTCAAGATTTGCAGGGAGTGCATGCTCCGAGCCAAAGAAACCGAG AGCTGGATGCCGAGATCCAAGAACGAGCCTTACGCGCAGTCGGCGGTGGAGCTGATGAAGCTGGCTAAGGCGACCGTCGACGAGTTCTTTGGCATACCGGTGGCCGTGAGGGATGACTTGGTCCAGGACCTCGCCGACGGCATGGAGGCGATCTTTTTGGAGTACATCTCCTTCCTCACGTCTTGCG GTAGCAAGCAGAGCTAcctcccgtcgctgccgccgctgacGAGGTGCAACCAGGACTCGAAGATCATCAGGCTGTggaagaaggcggcgacgcCGTGCCGGGCGCCCGTGTCGAGCCCGCGCGCCCACGGGCACCACCAAGGCCAGGGCGGCATGGCGTCCGGCGGCCAGAACCCGCGGCCGTCGACCAGCCGCGGCACGCAGCGCCTCTACGTCCGCCTCAACACGCTCCACTTCATCCTCAGCCACGTCCACGCGCTCGACAAGTCGCTCTCCTTCTTCTCCCGCGGCAggtgctcgtcgtcgccgtcgtccgccgccaccgcccgcctcctcgcgccgtgctcccacttcgaccgcgcgcgcgccgcggcgcagTCCGCGGTCGGGCACGTCGCCGAGGTCGCCGCGTACCGCCTCATCTTCCTCGACTCGCACCACTCGTTCTACGACGGGCTCTACGTgggcggcgtcgccgacgcccGCATCCGCCCGGCGCTCCGCACGCTGAAGCAGAACCTGTCGCTGCTCCTCTccgtcctcgtcgaccgcgCGCAGCCGGTGGCGGTGCGGGAGGTGATGAAGGCCTCGTTCCAGGCGTTCTTGctcgtcctcgtcgccggcggcggcgacaggagctTCACGAAGGAGGACCACGGCATGGTGGAGGAGGACTTCCGGAGCCTGAAGCGCGCCTTCTGCACGCGCGGCGAGGGAGTGGTGACCGAGGAGGtggtcgacggcgaggcggaggcggcagagaGCGTCGTGGCGCTCATGGGGCAAACGGCGGAGCAGCTCGTGGAGGAGCTGAGCATCGCGTGCGAGTTGAACGGCACGGCGAGCTCCGCCGGCCAGAGGATGCCGTTGCCGGAGACGACATGGCGGTGGAGCCGCACGGACCCGGACACGATCCTCCGCGTGCTCTGCCACCGTGACGACGAGGTGGCGAGCCACTACTTGAAGCGCGCGTTTCAGCTTCCCAAGAGGCGGTGA
- the LOC4331559 gene encoding protein NRT1/ PTR FAMILY 5.2, which yields MAVTESLPLPAMENGEGKGGGEYTQDGSVDLRGNPVLRSKRGGWTACSFIVVYELFERMAYYGIASNLVIYLTDKLHQGTVEASNNVTNWSGAVFIMPLLGAYAADAYLGRYWTFVAGSAIYFLGMCLLTLAVTIPSLKPPPCAGGVCPPASALQLGVYFGGLYIIAFGNGGTKPNISTIGTDQFDEFDPREKMHKMSFFNWWMFTIFVGILFSSTVLVYLQDNVSWSVGYGIPTLGLLVSISIFLAGTPLYRHKVPQGSPFTRMGKVVAAAVWKWRVAVPADAKELHELELEEYTRKRKFRMDSTNAMRFLNKAAVKEDGSPAARWSLCTVTQVEETKQIVKVIPLLATMFVPCTLIAQTNTLFVKQGRTMDRHIGRHFQIPPASLGAFVTLSMLVAVVVYDRLFVPAIRKYTKNPRGITLLKRMGVGLLLQVVAMATASLMESRRLGYARRHGLDAAAAEVPVPLTIFELLPQYVLMGVADAFLVVGKIEFFYDQAPESMKSLGTAMSLTAYGVGNVLSSFLLSLVSRVTRERGDAWVTNNLNASHLDYYYGFLTVLGAINAVVFVALSSRYRYKVESTETIDIAVDVKGDTAKKIQN from the exons TGTACGAGTTGTTCGAGAGGATGGCGTACTACGGGATAGCGTCGAACCTGGTGATATACCTGACGGACAAGCTCCACCAGGGGACGGTGGAGGCGTCCAACAACGTCACGAACTGGTCCGGCGCCGTCTTCATCATGCCCTTGCTCGGAGCCTACGCCGCCGACGCCTACCTCGGCCGCTACTGGACCTTCGTCGCCGGCTCCGCCATATACTTCTTG GGGATGTGTTTGCTGACGCTGGCCGTGACCATTCCGTCGCTGAAGCCACCGCCGTGCGCCGGCGGCGTGTGCCCGCCGGCGTCGGCCCTGCAGCTGGGCGTCTACTTCGGCGGCCTGTACATCATCGCGTTCGGCAATGGCGGCACCAAGCCCAACATCTCGACCATCGGCACCGACCAGTTCGACGAGTTCGACCCCCGGGAGAAGATGCACAAGATGTCCTTCTTCAACTGGTGGATGTTCACCATCTTCGTCGGcatcctcttctcctccaccgTCCTCGTCTACCTCCAGGACAATGTCAGCTGGTCCGTCGGCTATGGCATCCCCACGCTGGGcctcctcgtctccatctccatcttccTCGCCGGCACGCCGCTGTACCGCCACAAGGTGCCGCAGGGCAGCCCGTTCACCCGCATGGgcaaggtcgtcgccgccgccgtctggaAGTGGCGCGTGGCCGTGCCGGCGGACGCCAAGGAGCTGCACGAGCTGGAGCTCGAGGAGTACACGAGGAAGCGCAAGTTCAGGATGGACTCCACCAACGCCATGAGGTTCCTAAACAAGGCCGCCGTGAAGGAGgacggctcgccggcggcgaggtggagcctGTGCACGGTGACCCAGGTGGAGGAGACGAAGCAGATCGTCAAGGTGATCCCTCTGCTGGCGACCATGTTCGTGCCGTGCACGCTCATCGCGCAGACGAACACCCTATTCGTGAAGCAGGGCAGGACGATGGACCGCCACATCGGGCGCCACTTCCAGATCCCTCCGGCCAGCCTCGGCGCGTTCGTCACCCTGAGcatgctcgtcgccgtcgtggtgTACGACCGGCTGTTCGTCCCGGCCATCCGGAAGTACACCAAGAACCCGAGGGGCATCACGCTGCTGAAGCGGATGGGCGTCGGGCTGCTGCTGCaggtggtggcgatggcgacggcgtcgcTGATGGAGAGCCGGCGGCTGGGGtacgcgcggcggcacgggctggacgccgccgccgcggaggttCCCGTGCCGCTCACCATCTTCGAGCTGCTGCCGCAGTACGTGCTGATGGGGGTGGCGGACGCGTTCCTGGTGGTGGGCAAGATCGAGTTCTTCTACGACCAGGCGCCGGAGAGCATGAAGAGCCTCGGCACGGCCATGTCGCTGACGGCGTACGGCGTCGGCAACGTGCTCAGCAGCTTCCTCCTCTCGCTCGTGTCGCGCGTCACGCGGGAGCGGGGCGACGCCTGGGTCACCAACAACCTCAACGCCTCGCACCTCGACTACTACTACGGCTTCCTCACTGTCCTCGGCGCCATCAacgccgtcgtcttcgtcgcGCTCAGCAGCAGGTACAGGTACAAGGTCGAGTCGACGGAGACGATCGACATCGCCGTGGACGTGAAGGGTGACACAGCCAAAAAGATTCAGAACTGA